A genomic stretch from Penaeus monodon isolate SGIC_2016 chromosome 25, NSTDA_Pmon_1, whole genome shotgun sequence includes:
- the LOC119589320 gene encoding inactivation-no-after-potential D protein-like gives MALSQISSGDLIYVFLSFSPPQPGLPDHKKQEIQANLHHPLNRRQTTEDSEDEADDERYEQGRIETKKGVEIDRASAGALRRSKAEKSADQEEEDEFGYTKSKCSMKHLFKDLLILPVWHISVMYL, from the exons ATGGCATTGTCTCAAATT AGCAGTGGGGACCTAATCTATGttttcctatctttttcccctcctcagcCGGGTTTGCCGGACCACAAGAAGCAGGAGATCCAGGCTAATTTACACCATCCACTGAACCGCCGTCAGACCACAGAAGACTCTGAGGATGAGGCAGACGATGAGCGTTATGAGCAGGGTCGCATCGAGACCAAGAAGGGTGTGGAG ATTGATCGAGCTAGTGCTGGTGCCCTCAGACGATCAAAGGCAGAGAAGTCTGCGGatcaggaggaagaggatgaatttGGATACACCAAAAGTAAGTGTTCCATGAAACATTTGTTTAAAGATTTGTTGATTCTTCCAGTATGGCATATCAGTGTTATGTATCTTTAA